Below is a window of Macadamia integrifolia cultivar HAES 741 chromosome 8, SCU_Mint_v3, whole genome shotgun sequence DNA.
tttttatgtatctCTGTTTTGTTTTGGGCCTCATATAGCATTGGAACATCTTTGGCTTCAATTAATAAAATCTTACTGAACTTTATCCTCAATTGAGGAGGAATTCAAGCATTGCCAACCTGTTATAAGCATTGAGTTGTCAAGTACAATGGTTTGTTTCCTGTTGCATTTGCCATTATTGTAACCAAAGTAGTGATTGAGgagttctttcttttgttttccccCTTTGTTGAGTATAGAGACATGCCTGAAACGGTTCAGTTGCAGGGGTGTATTGGCCCTCATAGAGGAGAGCTACAAATGGCTTCTACAGAATTGCAAGTTCTATAGATAGGCTGAGAGTATTTTTCTAAACAGCTTTATAGAATTGTAGCCTTGGAATCAGGCGCCATCAAGGCCTTGAAGAAAGGTGTAGACCCAACAATACCCCCGGCCTACCTGGTTGGACAACTCATTCAGAAATGTTCAAGGGAGGTGGCCGGGGAATCAGAGTGCTTGAAGGATCAGCCAAGTGGGTGTGTTCTATATGTTTCTTAAAGGACCAGTGGGGCGCTCTTGCCGGAGCAGCTGAATAAATTGGTCGTCAATTGGATTCTGTCAATGCTAGATTTTCAGAAGGGGATTTATTTGGGTAAAAAAACGAAGGGTAGACTCTTAAGATTGGATCCAGATTCTCTCCAAGCAGGGAGGACATTGGGGAGCATGTTCATGTGTTGGGATGTGTGACTGGGTCCTCCTAGCTGTGGGATGCATGCTGCACccggctggagaggatctgaatccctCTAGATCATAAAAGACTGCCTGGCATTACTCATGATCACATTTGTCAACCAAAATCTAGCAGTGGCGTTGGTTTTCATGATCCCTCCTTACTAAACATGATGTTTGTTATGATCCTATATTTGTTTCTTGAAATTGATCCTtgaaattgatgtgggttgatatgattTTGAGTTCCCTCACCTTATAAGCTGATTTATGGTGTTCACTTCTTTTAGGATTGTAATAGTGATATCAGAGCAATCAATCCTCTGCCCAACCCATGCTCAAAAGGGACAACCTGATGCCAAAGTGAAAGCCACTAGGAAAAAGTTACCTGCTGCCAAACCCTAGAGCAAAGTGAGAACCCATTAGAAATGACCACTAGATCCAGAGGACCATAACAATGTTGTAGGGACTTCAAGAAACAAGTCATTAGGATTCATTACCAACTGTCAAGTTTTACCGGAAAAAAATACCAACCGTCAAAGCGTTGGAAGATTGATTATACAATGTAAAGACCAGTCTGGATATATACTTAAAATGTTTTGATTTTGTGAATTTACGATCtaaatatgtttattttttttgtttcacaaaaaaatataacaaataaatTATTTCATTGACAAGAGATTCTTAGCTGCCACTTTAGCCTGCAGCCTTCATCCCTGGTTAGGGAAAGAGCACCTACAGGGTATGTGAATTTATCTGTGACATACACtaagatttatattttttttacattgATAGATATATACATAACTTAGCCTTACTTACCTGGTATACAAACAAAGGAAGGGAGGAATGGATGAATGCATGAAACAAAAGAATgaatgaacaaaaataaaaccctCATGGTTGCTCTAGCCATTCTTGTATGGCAGAACGAAGAGCATGATTAGGGATGAGACTCAAATGATTAAGCTTAAGGTTTGTCATCGGTGAAGTGTCATGCCCACTATCCAACCAAGCTCTCACAGCCTCTAATTCGTACGTGAAACCATCTGCCGCCACATGTGGATCTTGCATAATTTCCTGTTATTTCAAATACAATGAAAATGGAGTCAGAAAACATAATTGTATAATTCATTTTGGTGACCATTATGACAATCTAGCTCTAATATTTTGGCAAAAAAGTTTTgtaatataaacaaaatttgaagaaaatataACATAAAAGATGACACAAGTCACTCCAGTTTAGTTTTTTAacttccaaaaggaaaaaacctAATGAAATTTTAAGTAATTCAACACCAAGTTTCCATCAAACTTCAGCTCTAATGATAGAAATGGCTTGAAACAGAATTAAGTTGGCAATGACttcaggaaaagaaaagaaaatgtattaaaagaaaaaatggaaaaagtgaGAGAACTTGCAAATAAGGCATTTGCAGCTCTTTCAAGCCTAATAAAAcacaaaagagaaacaaattgCTAGCAATATCCAATGGGTGTCTGCAGTTTATGCCAAAAATCAGCACCATCAGACCATCTTAAACTACCTTACAGAAACTTTTTCTCAGGGGAACTTTCTCCCAAATGTGAAAACCTCAGGAATAAGAAAGGTCAGTAATGAACAAACCTTTGATGGAGCTGATCTTTGGCATAAGAAATTTCCTACGATTTGATTTATAATTCACGTTCATAAAGTGTACCCAATTGCAAATCACCAAGTGGCAAACTGACCTGGAAAATCGGGCAAATGAAATAGGATGGAACACGGCAATGCTCCCCTGATGCCAACCTGGAAAACGACATGGCTCCCCAGCAAGCCCCCATAGGCTCAAGCACCCTCCAGACCTCTCCTCCAAGGTTTGGTCTGTTCTTTCCGCTCATCTCACAGCACCTCAATGCCAAATGAGCCAGCTGTTTGGCCTGCACATATGGCCAGTTACCAGCCGATGCATCTAACACCGCAATCAGATTGTCCTTCTCAAGTGCATACTGCACTTCCTTTACTATTCCCATGGCGGGTTTCCCAGTCAACAGCCTCAGCACTATGATCCCAAATGAATAGATATCCGACTTTGACGTCATTTCTCCGGTTACCTGAAACTCTGGGTCCATGTATGCAAAGGTGCCCTTTGGGCTTGTTTTATAGCATAATGTGGATGGGTTTGAACTCTCAGGACGGCGGATCAAGCGGGAGATCCCAAAGTCACCAAGTTTACTGACAAAGTTGGCATCAAGGAGGATGTTGGCAGGCTTGAGATCGCCATGGATGACGCTATGAGGCTTGTAAGAGTTGAGGAAGATGAGGGCTGAGCAGATCTCGATGGCGATACGTATTCGAGTTTTCCATGAGAGAGGGGGAGTTCCATCCTTACAGACAAGCCGATCTTCGAGGCTGCCATTGGGGAGGTACTCGTAGATAAGTGCCCAAGCTTCTGGGCAAGCTCCAATGAGGGTGACAAGGTTTGGATGCCTCACTCTACTCAATACATCCACCTGAAAAAATCCAATCAACCCATCACTCAAACATAATACAGGGCGCAAAGGGAAGAGTGAGCTCTTTCAAAATAAAGGATTGATATTCTGTCTATATACAACTTGGAAAGTGCAATGTACAACTCACACCTACATCAGTGATAGATTTTGCAAAGGCCAATTTATAGGTGATTTATTTTTCAGTAAGAATGAggtgaaaaggaaaatgaaaagtaaatCAAGAGATATGTAACATGGTgcaacatgatagaacaaagcaAAATGGCTTAGTTGGAATTGCTAGCCTAATGGTGCTGTTAGAACGTGCCACATGGGAGACTTTACATATGAAACCCACAAAACAGAGGGTGGggaaaccaaataaaataattcagGGCCTTGCTAATGTGAACCCACTATGGCATGCAATTTCCATAAACCTCTCACAGAAACTCACACttcaaaataaatattttaaggaaaaaaagaaaatcatgtgACTGCCTCTGTcgttatttaatttaaaaaggGAGTTATTTATATTAGGAGTTCATGGAAACCGGTAGCCCTGTGGGTTTGCAGTATCATTTTCCGAAAAATTTCTGACAGCTCAATACATAGTTGAGTCATTCTCTTGATGTTGACCATCAAGTCAGCATTTTTGTTGTACTTTTCAGGATGGACATTACATTTTTAGCTAGTGCTAGCTGCATGGGCAAATGCAAGATTGCTACCACTGTGATCACCCCTATATTGTTGGACACACACATCTTAGGGATGGATCCAAATATATAGAAGCAATCACAATGGAAGTGTTATTGCACACTTTCAAGCAATTAGTACCTCAATCTACGACTTTTTGGCCACATCATACACTTGGAGACCaaggttttcctttttctaatttaaggaaagaaaaggttatataaaaaaatctagGAAGAGGTTTTCGACATGAACACCTTATGCCAAGTGTTAGATCAATGGGTGCCCAAATTGTGACCATGCTGTTAATACCAAGTGAGCCTCAAGCCAAAAGCATCATAACACCACACAAAATCCACAAGCCAATTTGCCAATCATAACATAAGGGAATCAATATCCAGTCTGGCTAACCTAGGAGAAGACTCAAAGTTTGAGTTTCTAAGGTTGCATGCCACAGTATGGTATCATGAAATGATCCATAATGGCACAGGACTCCCCGACCACCAGAGGAGGATAAGTTTCCACAAGTCGATCTTGGACTTACATTCAGATAATTGGAAGAAAAGACCTACATGGTAGGCCATTATATAGGTATGAGATTTGAAAATTACCAAGCCCCATGGTCGTCTCTATCCAACAATTGGAATGACAAGATCAGCCTTCCAAAGTTTAActgaaaatacaagggaaaagaGTCCACCACATGGTGGGCCATTTGGTTGAGACAACACATAAGAAGTTGACACATGGGTACTTCATATGGTGCCTTGATATCTAATGTTCGGATTGGCCAAAGCACAGTTTCAAGTGTTGATATTGTTGTGACTGATCcaccaatccaataccaataccaaaatCATTTCATTCTATGAAGGCATTTGCAACCTTTTCACCCAGGATAAACCAAGATTGGTAAGGATTGGGTTTGGATACGGATTGCCCATCACCAATCCTAGTCATAATCCTGAATTTTAACTCCTTAAGCTAAAGCAATCCTCCAAATGGAAGAAACAATGGTAGCTGTGCAGCTGTTCCTCTGTAAGGCTGAAATTTTACACGTATGATGGTACCACTGTGCATAGTGGCATTTGACTCTCACTTGAATCATCCATGTAGTTCCTGTGACATTTaacttttcccaaaaataatgAGCTTCAACAGAATGATCAGAGTAACATGGGTGATCATAGGGATCATCCACCCATTGAGATGTATGTTAGACGAAGTTATATAGCATATTTGTATGAGACTTGCACCAAATTTACCTCTTGTTGAAACTCCACATGGCCTTCCAAGTTATCACGGTGCAACAACTTAATAGCTACAGGCGTTTGTCGAAGTGTTCCTCTATAAACGAGCCCATATCCCCCTTCTCCAATCTTCCCGCTTTGGTGAAAGTTGCTAGTAGCTTTATCAATCTCTAGGAAAGAGAACTGAGAGAAGAACGGAGGCGTATGCGAGCTGGTGGCCTCCTCTTCCCTAGTTTTCCTCAGTTCCTCAGCTTCTCTTACTGCATTGTCTCTCTCTTTCAGTAGCTCTTCACGCTCATTCCTGATGGTCACCAAGAGTTCCACAGCGGAGCGAAACTTCTCCTCCAATTCTGATACCATTTGATCAGAATCAGCAATTTGACTCTCCAGTTTTGACCTATGGTCCAGGGTGATCCGAAGTTCTTCCATGACCTGGTCTCGTTGTATCTTCAACATTTCCAATTCTTGTTTTCCTTTCCAAAGCAAAACTTCCAGTTCTTCCCTttgctttttttccttctcGTACAAGCCCTCTGATGCTTTGGCCTATAAAAGGTTGCCATGACTGTTAGagttttggatgttgtatactggagaagaataaaaaaaatcagagagttCTCAACCACAAAGAATTGCACAGGCATAATTATGATGAGAGCTTCTAGTGACATTTAGCACTTCCCGATCTACCATGTGGGAGGACATCTAGACATGATCACATGAATGGTTCTTAAAAGAAGAATTGCACCATGTTGCAGGACATGGGTGGATGCAGGTGATAGAGGACCCTGGCACCCAACCCACTCGTAAAATTTTAGCAAAAATGAGTAAGACCAGTGGTTCAAGCTTTAATGTAGATTCATAAATTGCGAAAATGCTACAAGAGggaaattaatataaaatataaaatggtaTCTTCTTTTGAGTCACCTTCGCTACTCATTTTCGGTTTTCGGTCAAAATTTTAATAAAGATTGGGCAtgggtcctctatcacatggatccacccatgTGGCAGGTCATAAAACAGTAAAAATCACCATGAACATTTGATCAGGAAAAGAAATCACCATGAACTGCTAAATGTCAATAGGTAATAGTGGAGTTCAGTTTTCTTCACAACTAAAATGCCCTTTCATAATCAGAaatatttgcaaaaaaaaaaaaatcttaggaaTGGTAGCATAATGGATTTCCCTATTGCTTGACCAAAAGGGAATTTGGGCTCTTTGGGTAGGGGAAAAGCAATTGGTATAAAAAGGGACCAAGTGAGCAATTGTCCAGGCCCAGCAATTGGCAATCAGCAATCTATATGCTCTGATCATCTGACCCAACAGTCAGATCAGGATATTCCTAAAATGCATCAGAAAAGGTCAGCAATGTGGATGATCCAATGGGTCTTTAAAACATTGCAGGAAGGATCCTCTACTAATGCTGGTTCCTAGAGCCATAATTTTCTAGTGCTTAGAAAGGCATGAAAAATATACAGCATGGATCTATACACATGGTTTCGGGTGTTTTTAGCCTGTCCCTGTGTGTACCCATATAGCATGGATATAGACACATGGTTTAGGGTGTTATTAGCCTGTCCCTGTCTGTACCCTTTTTATGTTTTTCGAAGGAATTAGAAAAATATGAGCACATAACCAGCTCTAACAAAGGATTCTCTCCCCTAATGGGATATGTGCCCTACATGAGCATGACCAAACTTATCATTTGATCCTCTACTAAAGAAGACGGTGAGAAAATAAGTCTACCTTGCATATAGCCTCAAAAGCATCCTTCTCAGCTCTCCCACGCTTGAGACATTCTTCGAATGCTTCACGTCTAGAGTTTTCAGCCTCTACCATGGCTCGTTCCAGTTGAGAATGTATATCATAATTCATCTGTTCATAATTCATCTGTTCTTCCTGTTAGAATCCCATGAATCATTTCAGAACTAAGATACATCAAATCAGGAGTTCAATCCAATTCCTAAAACCCCAGAAACTTTTGAAGCCTGGGCTTAGATGAAGCTGCATGAGGCTAATATGTTATTGGGCCACGATAGGCTCAAGGATTTCATTAGAATTTGGCCCAACCCAGCAGAGCTATTAGGGCTAGGACTGTATCAGAGATTGAGGCCCGACATATAACTGGTTTGATCCTCAAATTTACTTGGCCCACCTCATGAgcaaaacccaactttggacAGGAGAGTCATATCTGTCAGACTAGCAGCAGGTATTTGGCTGCAGAGGGGAATGGATGCCTGGATTGTCCCAAGGTTTATGTTTTCTCTAAAAACTATGGAGGCCCAAATATACGAAAAACTTAGTATTCTGTATTTACATAATTCCAGataaaaaatctctctttaGAAGATAAAGGCAACCCTTATAATGCAAATTCAATCAGAACTCTAGTGGACTAATTggttaaaagaaaaacatgCATACACAGTTGCTAACAAGTTAAAAAGAGAATCCAAACTGATATGAGTGGTAAAGGAAATCTAAACAAGGTAGAAAGCAAAACGCTTTAGGGCAGAAACTTGAAAAGTATTCCAGTATCAGCGAATTTGTACTCATGGTAAAGTGTTGGAAGGAAAAACACTTGAATGTGTGtgcatgtgagagagagagagacctccgGTGCAAAATTTGCCCAAtgctttttttttacttgaaaacAATCAGTACTCTCATATATTCTCATATACCTCTAAATAAACATTATACTGTAGCATTACGAAAACAGGAAAAACAAATTTCAAACAATGTCAACAGTAGATGGCCCTCTAATCGCTACATGAGTAGATCCTAGTGCAAATCCCTCAACTCGATGAAGCTATTACAGGGATCAACAAAAGTCCAAACTATTAATGTGTCCAACACTCCAAGTAGAGGATCAAGAATTGAAATGGTTGGATATATTTGTTGAACATTAACGGAATGGACTTCAAATCGATACACTAATGGGATATTATGCACATCCTTTCTCCAAAGAATAACACAGTAACTGAATAATCATACATACCAGCAACAGCGTATTTGGAAGAGAAGAATCATGGAGATTCTCTTCGCATCCGGGCAGTGAGTACAATACTGTCCCTGCTTTGCTTCCCCCGTCCCTCACAATTGAGAACGACTCAAAAGTATCAAACACATCACTTGAAGACCATGCTGAAGCCTCTGAAAACTTAGAAGGACTCCTCCTTGATGTCCCACTCCCCTCAAATTCACTGGAAAATCCATCTCCATTTGATTGGATTGGCAGTGCTGATGGCGCTACAACAGTCCCTTCTGAGGAAGAGAATGATGTGATTCCTCTTCTAGAAGCGCTACTGTTGATAGATACAGCTCTTCGAAGCAGGTCCTGAACTGGATTACTGGGCTTTGAATAATGCTTCTGTCCCCTGGGACTAGGAGGAAATTTGGATCTCGAATTCTCCACCTGGCCAGTAACGCTGATTGGACTTGCTAGTTCACTTCCCTCTAAGTTACCTTCCCtgcatttttttaaacactatAGGTTACCATGTTCATCaaaacttgagagagagagagagagagagagagagagagagaggtttttcTGAAGTAAATAGAATATACAGAAAAGGATTTCCATAATGGgctagattcatcatcttagGTAGGAACTCCACCCTGTATATGTGGCCTAAAGAACTAACACTACACTGATCAAACTCAAACATTGTGCCAACTCCCTGATTTTTAGGTTATACTCACTGATCAAACAGTTTGTATCGACAAGTAGGTGAGTCCTTCGATTACACTAAATTATTACCCCAGTCTCTCACACTATTTTCtgcaactaaataaataaatattgaaacTCCCCAATTTGACAAGCTTAAAGAGTGGGGGGGGAAAGCATACCTTGTGTACATGAGGAGCTCCTTGCAGACAAACCATATATGACAAGAAACATGTGCTTTTTCACGGACAAATATAGCTTTCTTGGACTTGAGCCCTGTCATTTTCCTGCAGTATGAAGAAGCATGGGAAAGTTAGT
It encodes the following:
- the LOC122085424 gene encoding U-box domain-containing protein 33-like isoform X1, translating into MAVVSPIPFLTTQIGGIEIHDLDISGLMDTSGEIEEEPRLLVENKIFVAVGKEVKEGKSTLSWALKNSGGMKICILHVHVPAQMIPMLGGKFPANTLNKQEVMAYRELERKKMHDALNEYLSMCHRAGVRAETIYIEKDNIGEGIVELIIQRGIKKLVMGAAADKHYSRKMTGLKSKKAIFVREKAHVSCHIWFVCKELLMYTREGNLEGSELASPISVTGQVENSRSKFPPSPRGQKHYSKPSNPVQDLLRRAVSINSSASRRGITSFSSSEGTVVAPSALPIQSNGDGFSSEFEGSGTSRRSPSKFSEASAWSSSDVFDTFESFSIVRDGGSKAGTVLYSLPGCEENLHDSSLPNTLLLEEQMNYEQMNYDIHSQLERAMVEAENSRREAFEECLKRGRAEKDAFEAICKAKASEGLYEKEKKQREELEVLLWKGKQELEMLKIQRDQVMEELRITLDHRSKLESQIADSDQMVSELEEKFRSAVELLVTIRNEREELLKERDNAVREAEELRKTREEEATSSHTPPFFSQFSFLEIDKATSNFHQSGKIGEGGYGLVYRGTLRQTPVAIKLLHRDNLEGHVEFQQEVDVLSRVRHPNLVTLIGACPEAWALIYEYLPNGSLEDRLVCKDGTPPLSWKTRIRIAIEICSALIFLNSYKPHSVIHGDLKPANILLDANFVSKLGDFGISRLIRRPESSNPSTLCYKTSPKGTFAYMDPEFQVTGEMTSKSDIYSFGIIVLRLLTGKPAMGIVKEVQYALEKDNLIAVLDASAGNWPYVQAKQLAHLALRCCEMSGKNRPNLGGEVWRVLEPMGACWGAMSFSRLASGEHCRVPSYFICPIFQEIMQDPHVAADGFTYELEAVRAWLDSGHDTSPMTNLKLNHLSLIPNHALRSAIQEWLEQP
- the LOC122085424 gene encoding U-box domain-containing protein 33-like isoform X2 → MAVVSPIPFLTTQIGGIEIHDLDISGLMDTSGEIEEEPRLLVENKIFVAVGKEVKEGKSTLSWALKNSGGMKICILHVHVPAQMIPMLGGKFPANTLNKQEVMAYRELERKKMHDALNEYLSMCHRAGVRAETIYIEKDNIGEGIVELIIQRGIKKLVMGAAADKHYSRKMTGLKSKKAIFVREKAHVSCHIWFVCKELLMYTREGNLEGSELASPISVTGQVENSRSKFPPSPRGQKHYSKPSNPVQDLLRRAVSINSSASRRGITSFSSSEGTVVAPSALPIQSNGDGFSSEFEGSGTSRRSPSKFSEASAWSSSDVFDTFESFSIVRDGGSKAGTVLYSLPGCEENLHDSSLPNTLLLDEQMNYDIHSQLERAMVEAENSRREAFEECLKRGRAEKDAFEAICKAKASEGLYEKEKKQREELEVLLWKGKQELEMLKIQRDQVMEELRITLDHRSKLESQIADSDQMVSELEEKFRSAVELLVTIRNEREELLKERDNAVREAEELRKTREEEATSSHTPPFFSQFSFLEIDKATSNFHQSGKIGEGGYGLVYRGTLRQTPVAIKLLHRDNLEGHVEFQQEVDVLSRVRHPNLVTLIGACPEAWALIYEYLPNGSLEDRLVCKDGTPPLSWKTRIRIAIEICSALIFLNSYKPHSVIHGDLKPANILLDANFVSKLGDFGISRLIRRPESSNPSTLCYKTSPKGTFAYMDPEFQVTGEMTSKSDIYSFGIIVLRLLTGKPAMGIVKEVQYALEKDNLIAVLDASAGNWPYVQAKQLAHLALRCCEMSGKNRPNLGGEVWRVLEPMGACWGAMSFSRLASGEHCRVPSYFICPIFQEIMQDPHVAADGFTYELEAVRAWLDSGHDTSPMTNLKLNHLSLIPNHALRSAIQEWLEQP